A genomic region of Fusarium oxysporum Fo47 chromosome VI, complete sequence contains the following coding sequences:
- a CDS encoding P-loop containing nucleoside triphosphate hydrolase protein, translating to MPTSTTQDAILQSLNEAQRRAVTSSASTVAILAGPGSGKTHTLTSRVVWLIQRVGYRPADVIVATFTVKAAREMKERIGKSLGEEFEKKIVLGTFHSIARRYLSIYGNRIGLDSKFGIADDGDSRAIIQRICKRLELGIEPLHARSWISKEKAKGPNAATAPTQKGKKENPALRTCYEEYQAQLKRSNLLDYDDLLVKCVELLRDHPACVSNVQTVLIDEYQDTNGIQYELMKLFAQARQRITIVGDPDQSIYGWRSAEIRNLYRLLRDYPDTDEISLEENYRSSQSILDVSLNVIQQDKKRYQKVLLPVHTKGARPVLRTLKSSSSEGEWVVSEIKRVIMMFGDMLNFEDVAILLRSAALSRHIESALGKAGVAYRMIGGHKFYERKEIKVLIDYLRVVSQPDNNDALARIINVPRRGIGEATIKSLLEEAEQTNMSLWTLILKHCKGNRKAITNIRPKMEQKLNTELIRTISSLRKEADQISQSSPVTLVNLIEQLIGHLDFKKYLEEEYTEEHEQRWANVQEFVNLVSDFMRDFGGPEEEALPEIENMDQVREDDMLGRFLANVSLASDAQNKGDTKDQKSLITISTIHAAKGLEWPVVFVPSVYTGSIPHSRSEDTDEERRLLYVAMTRAQALLYLSCPLYGSQGMSSKVELSPFVSPFASKVFAKKGPSFDRAVVEGVAKILGREAPGEKAIFGRLPPMFSVEDDGFPVDPVDPKNVDRYDEETGRHYSRAPKRQRTAHPVTSYDETDELPWQREYATTMEQSSDFTVSALPGFTTAGAHRVALDAAAAAAAAAQPASSKPGPKKGSTKRGVGQKSMLGWLNHGRDAPRPPPEPQPLPQQQQQSRSFAQVRYQSALSRQNGMPVRLPTGPEPQKPLIDPELAKHKLPSARPLSKPNVPKVDAGSRRPYSCFSSSPPRPPSRKEPEEENKKDEEEALPNKPASSLHATTFIPPQNIMLPTITITTRLSTSASQAARRYISSSTAMKSTVAPNVRKSTSLVEKWRNASPQNRRYVLAGLAVVASVDAYLHYTYWPLIRTWFGGEEIVRN from the exons ATGCCCACTTCGACCACACAAGATGCGATTCTTCAGTCGTTGAACGAGGCGCAACGCCGAGCTGTTACTTCATCCGCATCGACTGTCGCAATTCTAGCTGGCCCCGGTAGTGGAAAGACTCATACTCTTACCTCACGAGTAGTATGGCTGATTCAAAGAGTTGGCTATCGACCTGCCGACGTGATCGTCGCAACTTTTACTGTCAAAGCCGCCAGAGAAATGAAAGAGCGTATAGGAAAATCTCTAGGCGAGGAATTCGAAAAGAAGATTGTGCTTGGAACGTTTCACTCGATTGCCCGAAGATATTTGTCTATATACGGAAATCGCATCGGACTAGACTCGAAGTTTGGAATTGCAGACGATGGAGATTCGAGGGCGATCATCCAGAGAATCTGCAAGAGGCTGGAACTTGGTATTGAGCCGCTACATGCGAGGTCATGGATCAGTAAAGAGAAAGCGAAGGGACCAAATGCCGCCACGGCTCCAACGCAGAAAGGCAAAAAGGAGAACCCGGCGCTAAGGACATGCTATGAAGAGTATCAAGCTCAACTAAAAAGGTCAAATTTGCTGGACTATGATGATCTCCTGGTCAAATGTGTCGAACTGTTGAGAGATCACCCAGCTTGCGTTTCCAACGTCCAGACTGTCCTTATCGACGAGTACCAGGATACAAACGGCATTCAATATGAGCTGATGAAGTTATTCGCCCAAGCACGCCAGCGAATCACGATTGTAGGCGATCCTGATCAGAGTATCTACGGTTGGCGTTCAGCTGAGATTCGAAACCTTTATCGGCTGTTAAGAGATTATCCTGATACAGATGAAATCTCCCTGGAAGAAAACTATCGATCGTCACAATCCATCCTTGATGTATCTCTCAACGTTATTCAACAAGACAAAAAGCGATACCAGAAAGTGTTACTGCCAGTCCACACTAAGGGAGCGCGACCGGTTCTCAGAACACTGAAGAGTTCGTCGTCTGAAGGCGAATGGGTCGTTTCTGAGATCAAGCGAGTTATCATGATGTTCGGAGATATGCTCAATTTTGAAGATGTCGCAATTCTTCTGAGATCAGCTGCGCTTTCTCGACACATCGAATCAGCTCTGGGGAAAGCCGGTGTCGCATACCGAATGATCGGAGGCCATAAATTCTATGAACGAAAGGAAATTAAAGTCTTGATAGATTACCTCCGTGTAGTGAGCCAGCCTGACAACAACGATGCGCTGGCCAGGATCATCAATGTGCCAAGAAGAGGTATAGGAGAAGCAACAATCAaatctcttcttgaagaggcGGAGCAGACCAACATGAGCCTCTGGACTTTGATTCTCAAGCACTGTAAAGGCAATCGTAAAGCAATCACCAATATCAGACCAAAGATGGAGCAAAAGCTCAATACAGAACTCATCCGGACCATCTCGAGCTTACGAAAAGAAGCCGATCAAATTAGTCAGAGCAGCCCTGTCACTCTGGTCAACTTGATAGAGCAACTGATTGGTCATCTTGATTTCAAGAAGTATCTGGAGGAAGAATACACAGAAGAACATGAACAGCGATGGGCCAACGTTCAAGAGTTTGTTAATCTGGTTAGCGATTTTATGAGAGATTTTGGCggaccagaagaagaagcactTCCTGAAATCGAGAATATGGATCAAGTGAGAGAGGATGATATGCTAGGCCGGTTCCTGGCCAACGTATCATTGGCATCGGACGCACAGAACAAAGGCGACACAAAAGACCAGAAATCGCTGATCACTATATCGACCATTCACGCAGCGAAAGGGCTGGAGTGGCCTGTTGTTTTCGTGCCCTCCGTCTATACTGGGTCAATACCTCATTCAAGATCGGAAGACACAGATGAGGAACGACGTCTCCTCTATGTGGCAATGACACGAGCCCAAGCGCTATTGTACCTAAGCTGCCCACTCTACGGTTCTCAAGGGATGAGCAGCAAGGTTGAACTCTCACCGTTTGTCTCTCCTTTTGCATCCAAGGTCTTCGCCAAGAAGGGGCCATCATTCGATCGAGCAGTTGTAGAGGGCGTTGCTAAAATCTTGGGACGAGAGGCCCCAGGTGAGAAGGCAATATTCGGAAGACTCCCTCCTATGTTCTCAGTTGAAGATGACGGGTTTCCTGTTGATCCTGTCGATCCGAAGAACGTCGATAGATACGACGAGGAGACTGGCCGGCATTACTCCCGGGCACCCAAGCGCCAGCGTACGGCGCACCCGGTCACCTCCTACGATGAAACAGATGAGCTTCCCTGGCAGAGAGAGTATGCCACAACAATGGAACAATCATCTGATTTCACTGTTTCTGCTTTACCCGGGTTCACAACCGCTGGAGCTCATAGAGTTGCCCTAGAtgccgcagccgcagcagcagccgcagcacAACCAGCAAGCTCAAAACCAGGGCCAAAGAAGGGATCGACGAAAAGAGGCGTTGGGCAGAAGAGTATGCTTGGTTGGCTTAACCATGGAAGAGATGCTCCTCGACCTCCACCCGAACCTCAGCCTCTaccgcagcagcagcagcagtccAGGTCCTTTGCACAGGTGCGCTACCAGTCTGCTTTGTCACGGCAGAATGGTATGCCAGTGAGACTACCAACAGGGCCCGAGCCACAAAAGCCATTGATCGATCCAGAGCTGGCAAAACATAAACTTCCTTCTGCACGACCTCTATCAAAACCAAATGTTCCAAAGGTAGACGCCGGTTCTCGAAGGCCTTACTCCTGTTTCTCCAGTTCACCACCGCGACCGCCGTCAAGAAAAgagcctgaagaggagaacaaaaaggacgaggaagaagcatTGCCTAACAAGCCTGCTTCAAGTCTTCATGCGACAACATTCAT ACCACCACAAAATATCATGTTgcccaccatcaccatcaccacccGCCTCTCCACCTCTGCCAGCCAAGCTGCTCGCAGGTACatctcaagctcaacagCCATGAAAAGCACCGTCGCTCCCAATGTCCGGAAGTCTACCAGCTTGGTTGAGAAATGGAGGAATGCCTCTCCTCAGAATCGTCGATATGTCTTGGCAGGCCTCGCAGTCGTTGCCTCTGTTGATGCTTATTTGCACTACACCTACTGGCCTCTTATTCGAACTTGGTTTGGCGGCGAGGAGATTGTTAGGAACTGA